From Elaeis guineensis isolate ETL-2024a chromosome 16, EG11, whole genome shotgun sequence, a single genomic window includes:
- the LOC105059080 gene encoding uncharacterized protein isoform X1 — MLHPPHIPKCCQHPRSRRARRPALKGSFSQFCSCKDDSSSTTATSTDQGSDEPSLEDGEDMPELSLFKWNLSWNEHSKGIFPNPGDVPITEVESVNKISSLDSSKSGTPHATWYNCHWNYGSYSNDRVSAHLSAGSSPNTADKSLFPAAGNMESWLAPGNVVWAKTAYHEWWPAEVMDEKEILDCTSTHHVGHVLVQLYGNNEHAWLDPFRDLSQFDHCLEERSKNPLEAFQDALKQASSRHANTSSRALSGRCSDEVKSSSQNGICDAEDPSNSSRTKDDNIEEGRGKRKRKMKIHFDELSFPEKPPRRVRRLRIMRYLGLIAPVGSPFSLSHVN, encoded by the exons ATGCTTCACCCGCCTCATATTCCCAAGTGCTGCCAGCACCCGAGGAGCCGCAGGGCTCGCCGTCCTGCCCTTAAgg GTTCTTTTTCTCAGTTCTGTAGCTGTAAAGATGATTCATCCAGCACCACAGCCACCAGCACAGATCAAGGCAGTGATGAACCTTCCttggaagatggagaagatatgcCAGAGCTTTCTTTGTTTAAGTGGAATTTGTCTTGGAATGAACACAGCAAAGGGATATTCCCGAACCCAGGAGACGTACCAATCACTGAAGTTGAATCAGTAAATAAAATTTCTTCATTGGATTCCAGCAAAAGTGGAACGCCTCATGCAACATGGTATAACTGTCATTG GAAttatggatcatattcaaatgatCGGGTTAGTGCCCACTTGTCTGCAGGATCTTCACCAAATACTGCAGATAAATCTTTGTTTCCAGCTGCTGGAAACATGGAATCTTGGTTGGCTCCTGGAAATGTGGTATGGGCTAAAACTGCTTACCATGAGTGGTGGCCTGCAGAG GTCATGGATGAGAAAGAGATTCTGGATTGCACTAGCACTCACCACGTTGGGCATGTATTGGTTCAGCTTTATGGGAACAATGAACA TGCGTGGCTTGATCCATTTAGAGACCTGTCTCAATTTGATCAT TGCCTGGAAGAAAGGAGCAAAAATCCATTGGAAGCATTTCAGGATGCTCTCAAGCAG GCTTCGAGCAGACATGCCAATACAAGTTCAAGAGCATTGTCGGGGAGATGCTCTGATGAGGTCAAGAGCTCAAGCCAAAATGGCATATGTG ATGCAGAGGACCCTTCAAATTCAAGTAGAACAAAGGACGACAACATAGAGGAAGGGAGGggtaaaaggaaaagaaaaatgaaaattcATTTCGAT GAGTTGAGTTTTCCAGAAAAACCACCAAGAAGAGTGCGTCGTCTAAGGATAATGCGGTACCTTGGTCTCATTGCTCCTGTCGGATCTCCCTTTTCTCTCTCACACGTGAACTGA
- the LOC105059080 gene encoding uncharacterized protein isoform X2 — protein MLHPPHIPKCCQHPRSRRARRPALKGSFSQFCSCKDDSSSTTATSTDQGSDEPSLEDGEDMPELSLFKWNLSWNEHSKGIFPNPGDVPITEVESVNKISSLDSSKSGTPHATWNYGSYSNDRVSAHLSAGSSPNTADKSLFPAAGNMESWLAPGNVVWAKTAYHEWWPAEVMDEKEILDCTSTHHVGHVLVQLYGNNEHAWLDPFRDLSQFDHCLEERSKNPLEAFQDALKQASSRHANTSSRALSGRCSDEVKSSSQNGICDAEDPSNSSRTKDDNIEEGRGKRKRKMKIHFDELSFPEKPPRRVRRLRIMRYLGLIAPVGSPFSLSHVN, from the exons ATGCTTCACCCGCCTCATATTCCCAAGTGCTGCCAGCACCCGAGGAGCCGCAGGGCTCGCCGTCCTGCCCTTAAgg GTTCTTTTTCTCAGTTCTGTAGCTGTAAAGATGATTCATCCAGCACCACAGCCACCAGCACAGATCAAGGCAGTGATGAACCTTCCttggaagatggagaagatatgcCAGAGCTTTCTTTGTTTAAGTGGAATTTGTCTTGGAATGAACACAGCAAAGGGATATTCCCGAACCCAGGAGACGTACCAATCACTGAAGTTGAATCAGTAAATAAAATTTCTTCATTGGATTCCAGCAAAAGTGGAACGCCTCATGCAACATG GAAttatggatcatattcaaatgatCGGGTTAGTGCCCACTTGTCTGCAGGATCTTCACCAAATACTGCAGATAAATCTTTGTTTCCAGCTGCTGGAAACATGGAATCTTGGTTGGCTCCTGGAAATGTGGTATGGGCTAAAACTGCTTACCATGAGTGGTGGCCTGCAGAG GTCATGGATGAGAAAGAGATTCTGGATTGCACTAGCACTCACCACGTTGGGCATGTATTGGTTCAGCTTTATGGGAACAATGAACA TGCGTGGCTTGATCCATTTAGAGACCTGTCTCAATTTGATCAT TGCCTGGAAGAAAGGAGCAAAAATCCATTGGAAGCATTTCAGGATGCTCTCAAGCAG GCTTCGAGCAGACATGCCAATACAAGTTCAAGAGCATTGTCGGGGAGATGCTCTGATGAGGTCAAGAGCTCAAGCCAAAATGGCATATGTG ATGCAGAGGACCCTTCAAATTCAAGTAGAACAAAGGACGACAACATAGAGGAAGGGAGGggtaaaaggaaaagaaaaatgaaaattcATTTCGAT GAGTTGAGTTTTCCAGAAAAACCACCAAGAAGAGTGCGTCGTCTAAGGATAATGCGGTACCTTGGTCTCATTGCTCCTGTCGGATCTCCCTTTTCTCTCTCACACGTGAACTGA
- the LOC105059080 gene encoding uncharacterized protein isoform X3 has translation MPELSLFKWNLSWNEHSKGIFPNPGDVPITEVESVNKISSLDSSKSGTPHATWYNCHWNYGSYSNDRVSAHLSAGSSPNTADKSLFPAAGNMESWLAPGNVVWAKTAYHEWWPAEVMDEKEILDCTSTHHVGHVLVQLYGNNEHAWLDPFRDLSQFDHCLEERSKNPLEAFQDALKQASSRHANTSSRALSGRCSDEVKSSSQNGICDAEDPSNSSRTKDDNIEEGRGKRKRKMKIHFDELSFPEKPPRRVRRLRIMRYLGLIAPVGSPFSLSHVN, from the exons atgcCAGAGCTTTCTTTGTTTAAGTGGAATTTGTCTTGGAATGAACACAGCAAAGGGATATTCCCGAACCCAGGAGACGTACCAATCACTGAAGTTGAATCAGTAAATAAAATTTCTTCATTGGATTCCAGCAAAAGTGGAACGCCTCATGCAACATGGTATAACTGTCATTG GAAttatggatcatattcaaatgatCGGGTTAGTGCCCACTTGTCTGCAGGATCTTCACCAAATACTGCAGATAAATCTTTGTTTCCAGCTGCTGGAAACATGGAATCTTGGTTGGCTCCTGGAAATGTGGTATGGGCTAAAACTGCTTACCATGAGTGGTGGCCTGCAGAG GTCATGGATGAGAAAGAGATTCTGGATTGCACTAGCACTCACCACGTTGGGCATGTATTGGTTCAGCTTTATGGGAACAATGAACA TGCGTGGCTTGATCCATTTAGAGACCTGTCTCAATTTGATCAT TGCCTGGAAGAAAGGAGCAAAAATCCATTGGAAGCATTTCAGGATGCTCTCAAGCAG GCTTCGAGCAGACATGCCAATACAAGTTCAAGAGCATTGTCGGGGAGATGCTCTGATGAGGTCAAGAGCTCAAGCCAAAATGGCATATGTG ATGCAGAGGACCCTTCAAATTCAAGTAGAACAAAGGACGACAACATAGAGGAAGGGAGGggtaaaaggaaaagaaaaatgaaaattcATTTCGAT GAGTTGAGTTTTCCAGAAAAACCACCAAGAAGAGTGCGTCGTCTAAGGATAATGCGGTACCTTGGTCTCATTGCTCCTGTCGGATCTCCCTTTTCTCTCTCACACGTGAACTGA